The genomic region AGGAGAGTAGCCATTAATTGACTACTCGTCCTCTCACACCACCGAGCGTACGGTTCCGTACTCGGCGGTTCAATATCTTGCGTAAGCCAACTCTGCAAGCTGGGTTAATGGTATCAGTCCCCACTTGTAGAGTTGTTTTGTTGTAAGTGCACGATGAACCTCGTGCGTGTTTGATAGTCGCCAGTACTTTTTTCGAGACTGTGCGATTTTCATCGCACTTCTATGGTCAAGACCATATTGGCGCAACATCTTATACTTAGTTCTTACTCTTTTCCACCGTTTAAGTATGAGTTGTCTAAGTCGGCGGTTTAACCAAGATTGCGTGTTTTCAATAAATTCTCTGATAAAACCTCTACCAAAGTAATTTATCCAGCCTCTCGTCACTTGGTTAATTTCAGTGATAATGTCTTTAAAGGTACCGGGTCTATTTCGTTTCGTTATTTTCCTTAAGACGCGTATTAAATTTCTTTTTGCTTCCGTAGTCGGTCTGAAACGACAAACCCCATTTACCTTGGTTATTAGACAACTCAAGAACTTTAAACGTGTGACTGCTCCTATTCTGCTTTTATCTTCATTGACAGCCAACTTCAGTTGCTTTTCAATGAATTTCGTTACACTCATCATTACGCGTTCACCTGCACGTTTTGTCCGTACAAAGATGACAAAGTCATCTGCATAGCGTACAAACCGGTGTCCACGCTTTTCGAGTTCTTTATCCAGTTCATGTAGATAGATATTACATAGTAAAGGAGAGATAACGCCCCCTTGTGGTGCACCTATCTTTCTTTCTGCGACTTCGCCAGATAGGTCAATGGCACCTACTTGTAAACTTCTACGGATAAATGTTGAAATTGACTTATCTTGAACATGGCGTTCGAACAAATACATCAGCTTATCATGATTTAACATGTCAAAGCACTGTTTCAAATCACAATCCACGGCTATTTTATAGCCCTCTTCGTAGTAAATAGCGCATTGCTTAAGTGCTGTTCCTGTGCTACGATTAGGTCTGAAACCATGGCTATGATTCGAAAATGTTCGGTCGATGCTGGGTTCAATCACTTGTTTAATCGCTTGTTGTATTACCCTGTCTCTAGCGACAGGGATACCAAGCACACGCATTTTCCCATTTGGTTTGGGAATTTGCACTTTTCGAACTGCTTGAGGTTGGTATGTGCCTTCAAGCAGTTTTTTCGTTATCTGTGAAAAGTACTGCGCAAAGTGAGCACGAAGTTCACTGACTTTCATGCCGTCAATTCCAGGAGCACCTTTGTTTTTCTTAACTTTCTTGATAGCTTTTTCTATGTTGTCTGGTCTTACAACAAGCTCCATCAATGATGGAGACTTACGATACATTTCTTTCATTTCACCTAAGATTTACTGTACACACTTATGTATTCTTTTTTTTCGTTCCACTACTTATCCTTCCATAAGCTGCCGATTAAACCGTATTCTGTACGTCGTAAATCTATAACCTCCAATCTTTACTTTGTATTGAATATTGTTCAGTCCTTCGGTACATTTTCCCTACTATGACTTCTGCTGACTTCTCATCATTCGTTGTTACTACGGTAGAGTACCGCTGATGAGACCTCCCCGGGTAAGATGTAACCTCTTTCCACTCATGTCACCGCATCATTTACTATATAGAACTCGGGTAGTATTGGACTTTATCTTGTTCCGCAGATTCATCCATTCTACATAGCCTTGTATGATGTTTCTGTTCGTCAGTGCGAGTGTTTGCGTCCGACTTCCTTCAGATTCCACTTCGCAATGGACACCCTTGTCTTTCGCTAACAGTTCCTACTACCAAGCCTGTAACGGACTTTCACCGTCAAGATGTTACCCATGCCGGGCGCACGGAAAAGCGTAGAGATGATTCAATCATGAACCATCTCTACGCTATTATTTTGGGATTGATGTCCCAATCCCGTCCCTTAAAAGACTAATTTTATTCAACTGTAACTGATTTCGCTAAGTTACGTGGTTTGTCTACATCTAAATCACGGTGAAGTGCAGCATAGTACGAGATAAGTTGTAATGTTACAACAGAAACGAGCGGCGTTAATAACGCATGAACATGTGGAATGACATAAGTATCGCCCTCTTTTTCTAAACCTTCCATAGCAATGATACAAGGGTTAGCCCCACGTGCTACAACTTCTTTTACATTACCGCGAATAGATAAGTTAACATTTTCTTGAGTTGCTAAGGCAATAACAGGTGTACCATCCTCAATTAAAGCAATCGTACCGTGCTTTAATTCGCCACCAGCAAATCCTTCAGCTTGAATGTATGAGATTTCTTTTAATTTCAATGCACCTTCAAGACTGACATTGTAATCAATCGTACGTCCGATAAAGAACGCATTACGTGTTGTTTCAAGGAAATCTTTGGCAATTTGTTCCATTTTTGGTGCATCATCCACAATGGTTTCAATCGCAGTCGTAACTTTGGCAAGTTCACGAAGTAAATCAATATCTGCTTCACGACCACGTGCTTTTGCTACAACTTGAGATAAAATAGATAAAACGGCAATTTGAGCAGTGTATGCTTTTGTCGATGCAACCGCAATCTCAGGTCCTGCATGTAATAATAACGTATGATCTGCTTCGCGAGATAAAGTAGAGCCTGCTACATTCGTAATTGTAAGTGATTTGTATCCTAACTTAGTTGTTTCAACTAATACTGCACGACTATCCGCCGTTTCACCAGATTGTGAAATATAAATAAATAATGGATTTTCTGATAATAACGGCATATTATAAACAAATTCAGAAGCCACGTGTACTTCTGTTGGAACACCTGCCCATTTCTCAATAAATTCTTTACCTACTAAGCCAGCATGATAGCTTGTACCCGCTGCAATAACATAAATGCGATCAGCAGCTTGCACATCTTTAATAATCGCAGGGTCTATTTTTAAATCTCCATTCTCATCTTGATACTCTTGGATAATACGACGCATCACAGCAGGCTGTTCATGAATTTCTTTTAACATGTAATGGTCATAAACTCCTTTTTCAGCATCTGATGCATCGATTTCCGCAATATAGCTTTCTCTTTCAATGATTTCACCATTTAAATTTTTAATGACAACCCCATCACGCTTTACCAATACGACTTCTTGGTCTTTTAATTCTTTATATTCTTTTGTCACTTGAATCATTGCAAGCGCATCTGAAGCTATCACATTGAAGTTATCGCCAATTCCGACTAATAATGGTGATTTATTTTTAGCTACGTATATCGTATCATTGTCTTCACGATCTAGTAGTCCTAAAGCATAAGACCCGTGAAGTAAGCTCACAACTTTTGTAAAAGCTTCTTCAGTCGAAAGTCCCTCATCTGTAAAATGTTCTACGAGTTGTACAATCACTTCAGTATCAGTATCAGATACTAAATCTACATTAGGAATGTAAGTAGACTTTAATTCTTCATAGTTTTCAATCACACCATTATGAACTAATGTAAAACGTTCACTTGTTGATTGATGTGGGTGAGCATTTTCATAACTTGGGACACCGTGTGTTGCCCAACGTGTATGACCAATACCTGCTGTTCCATCGATGTCATTGTTGGCTTCTTCACGTAAGTCAGCAATACGGCCTTTAGCTTTTGTCACTGTAATTTCATTGTCATCACGTGTTGCAATACCTGCTGAATCATAACCACGATATTCTAGTTTCTCTAATCCTTTTAATAGTAATTCTTTAGCATTTTGATACCCAATGTATCCTACGATTCCGCACATTAATAAATTCCTCCATATTAAAATAACGGTGCTAAAAATCGATTAAAACGTCCATTTAACATTCTGCTATAATGTCAAAATATGACTTCGAATCGCTAGCATCGCTTTATTTTTTTATCTTGGCTATCTTATTAACTTTGTCCGATAAGTCACCTTACCGATTTGATTAATAAGCTAACGAATGAGCCACATCCGGGATAGCATCCGCCGAATGAATTCGATCACTATCCTCCTCGTCTACAAGCCACTCACTTAACCGTCCATATTTTCTCATATTAAAATATCACGTTGATGTTAAGAGATGTACTTGTGCTGGCGCTTTGAATGTTGTTTTATCTATCCTCCTTTTTTCCAACATAACTTATTTTACCCTTTTTGAAACAACGAATGCAAACAAAACTAAAAATGATTCGTTCAACTTCAATTCAAAAGTTAATAACTTTAATTTTGTCACTTTATATGTGACAAAGCTGCATTTTCTTTGCATTGATAATGCTTATTCCCCACCTTAACATAAAGTAAGTAACACAATTTAACTTTAAGGGGGTTATTATCATGTCACAAAAAAACACAAATGAACGTATCCAACGTGGCATTCAATCATTTGGATCATTTCTAAGTAGCATGATTATGCCGAATATTGGTGCTTTCATAGCATGGGGATTAATAACTGCATTATTTATTCCTGATGGATGGTTACCAAACAAAGAACTCGCATCAATGGTTGATCCAATGATTAAGTATCTTATACCATTACTTATTGCTTTTAGTGGGGGACGATTAGTCCATGACCTACGTGGTGGTATGGTTGGTGCTACAGCAACTATGGGCGTTATCTCAGCATTTCCTGATACGCCAATGTTAATTGGTGCGATGGTAATGGGGCCTTTAGCTGGATGGCTCATGAAAAAAGTTGATCAATTTTTACAACCTCGTACGCCAAATGGTTTAGAGATGTTATTTAACAATTTTTCAGCAGGATTTTTAGCATTTTTCATGACACTTTTTGGATATAAACTTTTATCTCCACTTGTTGAAGGTCTGATGAATGTACTGAGCGCTGGTGTAGATGCATTAGTATCTTTACATTTATTACCACTCGTAAGTTTATTAATT from Staphylococcus felis harbors:
- the ltrA gene encoding group II intron reverse transcriptase/maturase codes for the protein MYRKSPSLMELVVRPDNIEKAIKKVKKNKGAPGIDGMKVSELRAHFAQYFSQITKKLLEGTYQPQAVRKVQIPKPNGKMRVLGIPVARDRVIQQAIKQVIEPSIDRTFSNHSHGFRPNRSTGTALKQCAIYYEEGYKIAVDCDLKQCFDMLNHDKLMYLFERHVQDKSISTFIRRSLQVGAIDLSGEVAERKIGAPQGGVISPLLCNIYLHELDKELEKRGHRFVRYADDFVIFVRTKRAGERVMMSVTKFIEKQLKLAVNEDKSRIGAVTRLKFLSCLITKVNGVCRFRPTTEAKRNLIRVLRKITKRNRPGTFKDIITEINQVTRGWINYFGRGFIREFIENTQSWLNRRLRQLILKRWKRVRTKYKMLRQYGLDHRSAMKIAQSRKKYWRLSNTHEVHRALTTKQLYKWGLIPLTQLAELAYARY
- the glmS gene encoding glutamine--fructose-6-phosphate transaminase (isomerizing), coding for MCGIVGYIGYQNAKELLLKGLEKLEYRGYDSAGIATRDDNEITVTKAKGRIADLREEANNDIDGTAGIGHTRWATHGVPSYENAHPHQSTSERFTLVHNGVIENYEELKSTYIPNVDLVSDTDTEVIVQLVEHFTDEGLSTEEAFTKVVSLLHGSYALGLLDREDNDTIYVAKNKSPLLVGIGDNFNVIASDALAMIQVTKEYKELKDQEVVLVKRDGVVIKNLNGEIIERESYIAEIDASDAEKGVYDHYMLKEIHEQPAVMRRIIQEYQDENGDLKIDPAIIKDVQAADRIYVIAAGTSYHAGLVGKEFIEKWAGVPTEVHVASEFVYNMPLLSENPLFIYISQSGETADSRAVLVETTKLGYKSLTITNVAGSTLSREADHTLLLHAGPEIAVASTKAYTAQIAVLSILSQVVAKARGREADIDLLRELAKVTTAIETIVDDAPKMEQIAKDFLETTRNAFFIGRTIDYNVSLEGALKLKEISYIQAEGFAGGELKHGTIALIEDGTPVIALATQENVNLSIRGNVKEVVARGANPCIIAMEGLEKEGDTYVIPHVHALLTPLVSVVTLQLISYYAALHRDLDVDKPRNLAKSVTVE